The Desulfovibrio sp. genome contains the following window.
AATGGAGATGAGGGGGTACTTCTGGGTGAATTCGGCCAGCCAGTCGCTCATTTCGGCATTATTGAAGGTCTTGCCTTCGCCGCCGAGCACGTACTTGCCGTCCTTGTAAAATTCGCTGGCCGCAGCGTCGATGGCCAGAGCCACTTCGGAGCCGGGGTTGTAGCCCGCTTCTTCAATGGCCTTAATGATGTAGGTAAAGGCCTCGTCATGGTTCTTCAGGTTGGGGGCAAAGCCGCCTTCGTCGCCCACGCTGGTCACGTGGCCGTCCTTCTTGAGGATTGCCTGAAGGGTGTGGAAAATCTCCGCGCCAATGCGCAGGGAATCACGGAAGGTCATGGCCCCCACGGGCATGATCATGAATTCCTGAATATCCAGATTGTTGGGAGCATGCGCGCCGCCGTTGATGATGTTCATCATGGGCACGGGCAGCACCTTGGCGTTGATGCCGCCAAGATACTTGTAGAGCGGCAGGCCAAGAAATTCGGAAGCCACGCGCGCGCAGGCCATGGAAACGCCCAGCATGGCGTTGGCGCCAAGGCGGGATTTGTTGTCGGTGCCGTCAAGATCGATAAGGGTGTTGTCGATCTGCACCTGACGCAGCACGTCCATGCCAACGATGGCCTCGGCGATTTCGCCGTTGACGTTGTCAACAGCCTTGGTCACGCCCTTGCCGCCAAAACGGCTCTTGTCGCCATCACGCATTTCCAGGGCTTCGCGGCTGCCCGTGGAGGCCCCGGAGGGCACCGCAGCGCGGGCACTGTGACCAGATTCCAGCGTCACTTCCACTTCAACAGTGGGGTTGCCGCGCGAATCGAGAATCTCACGGCCATAAACAGAAGCAATGCTGCTCATTGTCTACTCCTTTTGCCCTGGCGGGCTTGTTTACGAAAATGCGTACCACGGTGCAAAGGCCAATGGTCTGCGGATAAGTCGATCAGAAATTTTGCCCGTGAACGTCTGTTCAAAGCCAGAAACCCCGCCTGGCGGGCTGTATTCAAACACTATTCGTCAGTGGCGGGTTCTTCATAGTGCAGTCTGCGCAGGCCCTCGAGCAGGAGCATGGGCAGCACCTGATCAAACACGTTGCTGACCCTGGCGATGGAGGAGGCAAAGCCCCCTGTGCCAAGCACCTTGACCGGGCCGGACATCTGCCGTTTGAGGCGCTGCGTGAGGCCCTCGACCATACAGGCAAAGCCAAAAACAATGCCGTGCTGGATGCTGGTGGTGGTATTGCGGCCAGGTGTTGGCTCGTTGGCACGCACGTCAAGGTTAACTATTGGCAGCTTGGCGGCCTCGCGCGAAAGCGCGGTCAGGGCTGTGCGCGGGCCGGGAAAAATCAGGCCGCCCATGTAGGCATCGCCGCTCACACAGTCGATGGTCACTGCCGTGCCAAAATCGACAATAAGCAGAGAGGGCGTTTCCGGATACATACGGCGCGCAGCGTAAGCCCCTACCAGTCTGTCCGCGCCCACTTCCGCAGGGCGTTCATAACGGTTTTCAAGCGGAACCGGCAGTTCTTTGCCCACGCGTTGCAAAGGGCAGCCCACATAGCGGGCAACTGCTTCACGCAGCAGGGGATCAAAACCGGGCGCGACAGATGACGCAACGCAGGCTTTGAGTTGCGCTGGCGCAACGCCCGCATGCTGCAAAAGAGTGAGAAGGGTAAGACCAAAATTGTCCGCCGACTGGGCGGTATCGGTGCGCAGGGTGTACGAGGTCAGCACATGGCGCTCGTTGCCCAGCCCAATTTTGATGGATGTGTTGCCTATGTCGAAAAGCAGAATCTCGGGCTGCATGTGCGCCTCCGCAAAGGCCTGAAAGGTTACAGAGCCGGATTATGCCCAATTTGCCCGCACTAGGCAAGCCGCACAGAATCAGGGCATTACGGGGCAATTGCCTGCCAGGCGTGATTGAAAATAACACCGGAAGACCGGGCAGGCCGGGCAGGCCGGGCAACAGAGTCACCACGTCAAGCCCCGCGCCTGCCGTGCGGATACATTGGCACGACAGGCGCGGGGCAACTGGCTTCTCGGCAGCGCAATGCCCGCCGGAGCTGATATGTCTATTCCACCGTTACGCTCTTGGCCAGGTTGCGGGGCTGGTCCACATCCTTGCCGAGGTAGTCGGCGGTTTCATAGCTGAAAAGCTGGAGCGCGGGCAGGGCCATAAAGCCCGCCAGAGGCGCGGGCAGGGAGGGGATAACCCAGGTATCTTCCGCGCCAAGGTCAAAACCTTCGTTGGTCAGGGCGATAACCTTGCCCTGCCGGGCCTGCACTTCAACCATGTTGGACTTCACCTTGGGCAACAGGACATCGTCCAGCGCCAGGGCAAAGGTGGGGAACGAGGGGTCGATCAGGGCAATGGGGCCGTGCTTCATTTCGCCAGCCGCATAGCCTTCCGCATGTATGTACGAAAGTTCCTTGAGCTTCAGCGCGCCCTCCAGAGCCAGGGAGTAGCAATGACCGCGTCCAAGGTAGAAGAAATTGCGGGCCTGGGCATACTTGCGCGAAAGCTCGCGCGCCTTTTCGTGCATGGCGGGCAACGAGGCGTCCAGCAGCGCGGGCAGGTTTTCCAGCATGTCGATGATCTTGCGGCGCTCGTCCGCAGACATGGTGCCGTTGCGTTTGCTCCAGTACAGGGCCATGAGGGCCAGCATGAGCATCTGGCTGCACATGGCCTTGGTGGAGGCCACGCTGATTTCAGGCCCGGCCTGGGTGTAGAGCACCGCGGAGGCATCGCGCGCGATGGACGATCCCACCACGTTGCACAGGCCAAGCACGGTCACGCCCTTTTCCTTGGCAATGCGCAGGGCAGCCAAGGTATCGGCGGTTTCACCGCTCTGGCTGATGACGAGCACCATGTCGTCCTTATCCAGCAGCAGGGTGTCCCGATAGCGGAACTCGGAGGCGATTTCCACCTGCACGGGCACATGCGCCCAATGCTCCAGCAGATGCCGCCCCCACAGGCCGGAATGGTAAGACGTGCCGCAGGCCACGATGTGCAGGCGACGCGGCACAGGCAGGCTGTCCAGCTCCGCAAGGCGCACATCGCTGTGGTCGCCTTCAATGCGGCCCGTGAGGCCATCAGTGATAACGCGGGGCTGCTCAAAAATTTCCTTGAGCATAAAGTGGCGGTAGCCGCCCTTTTGCGCGGCCTGCATGTCCCACTGGATGGTCTGCGGCTCGGGCTGCACCGGGCTCAGATCCTTAAGGCGCATGATGGCGTAGTCGGAGGCTGTGGCGCGAACCAGCTCGCCGTCTTCCAGAAACACCACCTGGCGCGTGTAAGGCAGAAAGGCCGGGATGTCGGAGGCCACAAAATTTTCGCCCGTGCCCTGACCAAAGATAAGCGGAGCAGACATGCGCGCGGCGTAGATGACGCCGGGCTCGTTTTTGTCCATGAGGCAGACCGCATACGCGCCGTGCGCTTCGCGCAGGGCGGCGGCAAAGGCGTGCAGCAGGTCAGGCTCGGTCTTGCGGCGTTCGGCGATAAAGTTCACCAGCACTTCGGTGTCAGTCTCGGAGCTGAACGTATAGCCCTTGGCCGTCAGGCCAGCCTTGATTTCCTGATAATTTTCAATGATGCCGTTGTGCACAATGGCGAGCGTGCCATCGTTAGAACGGTGGGGGTGGGCGTTGCGCTCGGCGGGCACGCCGTGCGTGGCCCAACGGGTGTGGCCCATGGCGCTCGTGGGGGTGGTCACGCCTTCTTCGTGGGCGAGCTTTTCTTCCAGCGCGGCCAGCTTGCCGGTGGCGCGCACCACATGCAGATCGCCCTGGCGGGCAAAAGCCACGCCCGCAGAATCGTACCCACGGTATTCCAGACGGCGCAAGCCCTCAACTACAACGGGTACCGCAGGCCTGTGACCCGCATAACCGATAATGCCGCACATAGAGTGCCTCCTTTTATCGCCGGGCAAGGCCCGTTCACAGACCACTCGGTCGACCTGTGAGAAATAGGTAGGTATGTCGTTTTGTAAATATCCCTGCCGCCAGAACGGAGAGGGTTGGGGGGAAATATGCAAGGCCGGAACCGCAATACGCGGTTCCGGTCGGGAGTTCAATGTGTCTGTCGTCTGCGCGCCGGGGGCAGTGGGCCATCGGCAGGGCAGAGCTACATGTTCTTTCTGTCCACAATATCCATGTTGTGCACTTCAACCTTGGCGGTCGAAAGCAGGCGCTGCATGAAAGTTTCATACATGCCCTGAAGGCGTTCGCGCTCCACGGCATTGACCATGATGTCCTTGATCATGTCCCATTCTGCGGGGTCGGGAGGCTGCACAGCGCCAACATGCACGAGCACGGCGCCCTGACCGTCCTTGGGGCTGTTGACGGCAAAGGCCGCAGGCAGCCACTGGCCCACCTTGGCATGGAACAGGGCCGCGGCAAGCTCGGGATCTGCCCCAAATTCTGCCAGGGTTCCGCTTCGATCCATGGGGTTGGCGGTCTTGATGCCCATGCCCGTCTTAACGGTAGGGTTGATGGGGCCGTCCGCAAGGTTCTTGCGGCGTTCCGTTGCCGCGCGCATGGCTTCGGCAAGGGCCTTCTCGCCCTGCAACCGGGCGGTGATTTTATCTTTCACAGTTTCAAGCGGCGCGGTGGATGCAGGCACAGCCTTGAGCACACGGGCCACCACATAGGCATCGCCAGCTTCAAGCGCCCTGTCCACCGGCGAATTGGCCGGGGTCTTTTCAAGACTCGCGGCGGCTTCGGCGTTGATGCCC
Protein-coding sequences here:
- the eno gene encoding phosphopyruvate hydratase, which produces MSSIASVYGREILDSRGNPTVEVEVTLESGHSARAAVPSGASTGSREALEMRDGDKSRFGGKGVTKAVDNVNGEIAEAIVGMDVLRQVQIDNTLIDLDGTDNKSRLGANAMLGVSMACARVASEFLGLPLYKYLGGINAKVLPVPMMNIINGGAHAPNNLDIQEFMIMPVGAMTFRDSLRIGAEIFHTLQAILKKDGHVTSVGDEGGFAPNLKNHDEAFTYIIKAIEEAGYNPGSEVALAIDAAASEFYKDGKYVLGGEGKTFNNAEMSDWLAEFTQKYPLISIEDGMAESDWDGWGMLTASLGDHIQLVGDDVFVTNPAILAEGIDQGVGNSILIKLNQIGTVTETLDTIEMAKEASYSTVVSHRSGETEDSFIADLAVGVNAGQIKTGSLCRSERMAKYNQLLRIEEELDDDADFFGPIMAEYYLQAEDED
- a CDS encoding type III pantothenate kinase; translation: MQPEILLFDIGNTSIKIGLGNERHVLTSYTLRTDTAQSADNFGLTLLTLLQHAGVAPAQLKACVASSVAPGFDPLLREAVARYVGCPLQRVGKELPVPLENRYERPAEVGADRLVGAYAARRMYPETPSLLIVDFGTAVTIDCVSGDAYMGGLIFPGPRTALTALSREAAKLPIVNLDVRANEPTPGRNTTTSIQHGIVFGFACMVEGLTQRLKRQMSGPVKVLGTGGFASSIARVSNVFDQVLPMLLLEGLRRLHYEEPATDE
- the glmS gene encoding glutamine--fructose-6-phosphate transaminase (isomerizing) yields the protein MCGIIGYAGHRPAVPVVVEGLRRLEYRGYDSAGVAFARQGDLHVVRATGKLAALEEKLAHEEGVTTPTSAMGHTRWATHGVPAERNAHPHRSNDGTLAIVHNGIIENYQEIKAGLTAKGYTFSSETDTEVLVNFIAERRKTEPDLLHAFAAALREAHGAYAVCLMDKNEPGVIYAARMSAPLIFGQGTGENFVASDIPAFLPYTRQVVFLEDGELVRATASDYAIMRLKDLSPVQPEPQTIQWDMQAAQKGGYRHFMLKEIFEQPRVITDGLTGRIEGDHSDVRLAELDSLPVPRRLHIVACGTSYHSGLWGRHLLEHWAHVPVQVEIASEFRYRDTLLLDKDDMVLVISQSGETADTLAALRIAKEKGVTVLGLCNVVGSSIARDASAVLYTQAGPEISVASTKAMCSQMLMLALMALYWSKRNGTMSADERRKIIDMLENLPALLDASLPAMHEKARELSRKYAQARNFFYLGRGHCYSLALEGALKLKELSYIHAEGYAAGEMKHGPIALIDPSFPTFALALDDVLLPKVKSNMVEVQARQGKVIALTNEGFDLGAEDTWVIPSLPAPLAGFMALPALQLFSYETADYLGKDVDQPRNLAKSVTVE